The following are encoded in a window of Urocitellus parryii isolate mUroPar1 chromosome 7, mUroPar1.hap1, whole genome shotgun sequence genomic DNA:
- the Cdr2l gene encoding cerebellar degeneration-related protein 2-like: MRRATRMEDFAEEEEPWYDQQDLEQDLHLAAELGKTLLERNKELEESLQQMYSTNEEQVQEIEYLTKQLDTLRHVNEQHAKVYEQLDLTARDLELTNQRLVLDSKAAQQKIHGLTETIERLQAQVEELQAQVEQLRDLEQLRVRREKRERRRTIHTFPCLKELCTSPRCEDAFRLHSSSLELGPRPLEQENERLQTLVGVLRSQVSQERQRKERAEREYTAVLQEYTELERQLCEMEGCRLRVQELEAELLELQQMKQAKTYLLGRDDHLAEALLAPLTQAPESDDPQPGIGDDSGAQDGVSSPAASPGHAVRKSCSDTALNAIVAKDPASRHAGNLTLHANSVRRRGMSILREVDEQYHALLEKYEELLSKCRQHGAGVRHTGVQTSRPISRDSSWRDLRGGEEGQGEAKAGEKSLSQHVEAVDKRLEQSQPEYKALFKEIFARIQKTKADINSTKVKTHSSK, from the exons ATGCGGAGAGCCACCAGGATGGAGGACTTCGCAGAGGAAGAGGAGCCCTGGTACGACCAGCAGGATCTGGAGCAGG ACTTGCACCTGGCTGCAGAGCTGGGGAAGACCCTGCTGGAGAGGAACAAGGAACTGGAGGAGTCCCTGCAGCAGATGTACTCCACCAACGAGGAGCAAGTGCAGGAGATCGAG TACCTGACCAAGCAGCTGGACACACTGCGGCATGTGAACGAACAGCACGCCAAAGTGTATGAGCAGCTGGACCTGACAGCCCGGGACCTGGAGCTGACCAACCAGAGGCTGGTGCTGGATAGTAAGGCCGCCCAGCAGAAGATCCATGG GTTGACTGAGACCATCGAGCGCCTGCAGGCCCAGGTGGAGGAGCTGCAGGCCCAGGTAGAACAGCTGCGCGACCTGGAGCAGCTGCGCGTGCGCCGGGAGAAGCGGGAACGCAGGCGCACCATCCACACCTTCCCCTGCCTCAAGGAGCTGTGCACCAGCCCGCG GTGCGAGGATGCCTTTCGCCTGCACAGCTCCTCCCTGGAGCTGGGCCCTCGGCCCCTGGAGCAGGAGAATGAGAGGCTGCAGACCTTGGTGGGAGTGCTGCGTTCCCAGGTGAGCCAGGAGCGGCAGCGCAAGGAGCGGGCAGAGCGCGAGTACACTGCGGTGCTGCAGGAGTACACGGAGCTGGAGCGGCAGCTGTGTGAGATGGAGGGCTGCCGCCTGCGCGTGCAGGAGCTGGAGGCCGAGCTGCTGGAGCTGCAGCAGATGAAGCAAGCCAAGACCTACCTGCTGGGCCGGGATGACCACCTGGCTGAGGCCCTGCTGGCACCCCTCACCCAGGCCCCTGAATCTGACGATCCCCAGCCGGGCATCGGAGATGACTCTGGTGCCCAGGACGGTGTCTCCTCACCTGCTGCCTCCCCCGGCCACGCGGTGCGTAAGAGCTGCAGCGACACGGCTCTCAATGCCATTGTGGCCAAAGACCCAGCCAGCAGGCACGCAGGCAACCTCACGCTGCACGCCAACAGCGTGCGCCGGCGGGGCATGTCCATCCTGCGGGAGGTGGATGAGCAGTACCACGCGCTGCTGGAGAAGTACGAGGAGCTGCTGAGCAAGTGCCGGCAGCACGGGGCTGGTGTGCGGCACACGGGCGTGCAGACCTCGCGGCCCATCTCCCGGGACAGCTCATGGAGGGACCTGCGGGGGGGCGAGGAGGGCCagggggaggccaaggcaggtgaGAAGAGCCTGAGCCAGCATGTGGAGGCCGTGGACAAGCGGCTGGAGCAGAGCCAGCCCGAGTACAAGGCACTCTTCAAAGAGATCTTCGCCAGGATCCAGAAGACCAAGGCCGACATCAACTCCACCAAAGTTAAGACACACAGCAGCAAGTGA